A window of Bacillus sp. DX3.1 genomic DNA:
CTTGAGCGTAAACGATTTATCCCATTGAAACGTATGAAAGATTACAATCCACTTGAACTTGAAAATGTATGTTTTATGGGTTCACATATTGTAAATGGAAATGCAAGAGCTGTTGTCGTTTCAACTGGGAAAAACACATATTGTGGATTATTGAACACATGTTGTGAAAAATGACTGTCTAGAACTTGTGGTTGGAATAGATAAGGATGCTAAATATAGAAAAACAATGTATAATAGATAGAGTTGAAAAGATACGTAGAATGGTAATCTATTTATATATAACCTTACGTGATGACGTGAGGTTATTATTTTTTTATTAGGAGAGGAATTATGAAAAAAGTATTGTTAGTCGATGGTATGGCACTATTATTTCGTGCTTTTTACGCAACGAGTGTTTACGGACAATTTATGAAACGACAAGATGGTACCCCGACAAACGGGATTCATGGCTATATGAAACATTTGTTAACTGCTACGCAAGCAATTGAGCCGACACATATTGTAACGTGCTGGGATATGGGCAGTACAACGTTTCGAACAGAGTCTTTCTCGAACTATAAAGCAAATCGTGCGGCACCACCGGAAGAATTAATTCCACAATTTGATTTAGTACAAGAAATGACAGCTCATTTGTCCATTCCTGTAATTGGAATGAAAGGCTATGAAGCAGATGATTGTATCGGTACATTAGCGAAAGTATATAAAAGTGAAGCAGAGGTATATATTTTAACAGGTGATACAGATTTACTACAGCTCGTGGATACGAACGTTACGGTTATGCTACTTCGTAAAGGAATTGGAAACTATGAGTACTATACACCAGAGAAGATTATGGAAGAAAAAGGGGTAGAACCTTGGCAAATCGTCCACGCGAAAGCGTTTATGGGAGACACAAGTGATAACTATCCAGGTGTAAAAGGAATCGGTGAGAAAACAGCATATAAGATCATTCAAGAGCATGGTACAGTAGCAGCTGTTTTAGAAAATATTACGTCATTAACGAAAGCGCAGCGTACAAAAATTGAAAGTGATTTAGAGAACTTAAATATATCATTACAATTAGCGCAAATTCATTGTGAAGTTCCAGTTTCTTGTTTGTTAGAAGAAGGACTTCATACAATTGATGAAGTAAAAATGCGATTTGTCTGTCAGCAGATGAACTGGGGAAGACCAGAAGTATTTTTAAAAATGTTATAAAAAGAGCGGTTCCTAGACAGGAGCCGCTTTTTTTAGTATGAGGTAAATTTATTATAAATTCGAGAATAAATTTAAAAAAAACAATGTACTATATTACATTATACTTCAAAATATTCGTATTAATGGAAAAATACGTCGAAATTAAGTGGTAAATTTAGGATAAAAACTTAGAGAATGATGTTATAATCTATATAAAATATAATACGGGGCGATGATATGGAACAAAAAATTAATTTATCTTTTTTGGCAGCAATTCTCAAAAGAAACGTATTACAAATAACGGCAACAACATTATTTTTCTTATCAATAAGTCTTGCATATGTGTTCTTTATAACGAAACCTGTGTATGAAAGTTCAACTCAGCTCATAGTAAATCCATCAGCACAACCAAATGCTAATGTTGTATACAATGAAATTCAAGCTAATCTACAGCTTATTAACACATACACACTCGTATTAAAAAGCTCCGCAATATTAGATATAGTACGAACGAACCTTCAATTAAATGAATCTACTAGCACACTCCAAGAAAAAATCACAATTGTAAATGAAAAGAATACGCAAATCATGTCTATTACTGTACAAGACGTGAATCCAAAGATTGCAAAATCTATAGCTTCAGAAGTTGCAAATGTGTTCTTACAGCATTCGCAAGACAAAATGAATGTGAAAAATATAGAAATACTTTCTGAAGCCAAGGAACCAGAATTTCCTGTAAAACCAAACAAAAAAAATTATGTATTAGCATCTATTATATTTGGAATTGTAGTAGGTATGGGATTAGCGATAGTAAGAAATATATATAACGATAAAATTTGGTTTGATGAAGATGTGAAAAATATTTTACAAGTTCCGATGATTACAGTGATAGAGGAAAAAAATATTGATTTATCTAATACGAATCGAGTACAAAATTTATATTCTCGAAATTCTACGAAAATGAAAAAATTAGAAGGAGATAATCACCTGTAGTTACAAGAAACAATTTATGTGAAAGTACGATTGGTATTTACCGGATGATGAAACCGGAAAATTTTTAACTTTATAACAGGTAGGTGGTTCACATGTATAAACTTTTTCGGGAGAGAAATAAAGACAGAAGAGTGGAAGAAGGGGTTACAAGTTACCGAAAAGCAAAATTGAAACTAGAAATATTGAATATAAAAAAAGGAATGAAAACATTTGTTATTACTGCACCTGAAAAAGAAAATGGGGTTTATACATTTACATGTATGATAGCAAAAATATTTGCAGAAGAAGGGAAAAAGGTATTAGTAATTGATACAGATTATGAAGGTGCAAATATTCACCACCATTTGCAATTAGAAAAACGACCGAGTGATGATTCTATGCTTGATAATAGGATATCTCCTCTTATCTACAAGTCACACTTAAAAAATTTATACGTAGTACCGGCGAAAGTTTTTAATTCTGAATATTCAGAAAAAGAAAATTATATAGATTCATTAAAATTATTATTTGAAAACAGTCATAAAGGGTTTGATATTGTCTTGATCAATGCTATGAGATTCAATGAAAATGCAACGACACAATTGTTATCCAGCTTATGTGATGGTGTTATTTTTATGATTCAAAAAGAGTATACAAGAAAATCAAAGCTTTATGAAACGCGCAGTATCGCTGAAGAGCTTTCCGTTCGTGTAATTGGATTTGCAATGAACAATACTCGTTAGAAAAAAAGTATGTATATAATATTTTATGATTTAGGTAATATCTCCTCACCTATATCAATGGAGGTACTCGGCTATGCTGTGGGTAATTTTATTACCTTAGATGCTTGTCATCAATAGTATGGTGTGAGGATGGGTTAGATGCCTAAATGTAAGAAAATTCATGCTAGTTTTTTGTGGAGGTATAAGGTTATGAGAATATTTACTAATGTAAGGACCGCCAAAAAATGAACTCAAATCAAGAGATGCCTATGAAAAAAATGTTGTACATGCAACCGAGGAAACGGTATGTGATCGGTAAACGATGCATGGATATTATAGGGGCGTTATTTGGACTTATTTTATTAGCACCATTACTCGTTTTGGTAAGCATCTTCATTAAATTAAGTGATAGAAAAAGTAGTGTGATTTTTAAGCAAGAAAGGGTTGGGAAAGAAGAATGCGTATTTTATATATATAAATTCAGAACAATGGTATACGATGCGGAAGAACAACTACAAGCATTATTACCACATAATGAAGTAAGTGGAGCGATGTTTAAAATAAAAAATGATCCTCGTGTTACTAAATTTGGTCGGATATTACGTAAGACTAGTATTGATGAGCTACCTCAGCTATGGAATGTATTAAAAGGAGAAATGAGTTTAGTAGGACCAAGACCACCACTAGTAAGAGAAGTAAAAGAATATACAGAATACGAAAAACAAAGATTATTAGTTATACCAGGGTGTACAGGAATATGGCAAATAAATGGTAGAAATCAATTGTCATTTCAAGAAATGGTGGAATTAGATTTGATGTATATACAGAATCGAACAATCATGTATGATATAAAAATTATTATTAAAACCATTCGATATTTATTTAAAAATAATGGAGCATATTAATGTAGGGGATGAATGAAATGAAAACATGTGTAGTTGGATTAGGATATATTGGTCTTCCCATTGCTAGCTTATTAGCATCACAAGGCTATCAAGTCCACGGTGTTGATATTGATGAAGAAGTAGTTCGAACCATTCGAAATGGAGATACACATATTATTGAACGTGACTTAGATTGTATAGTGAAAGAAGCTGTACAAAATGGAACATTAACGGTTTCAACTAAACCTATACAAGCAGACGTATTTATTATTTCTGTTCCTACACCTATTACCAAATACTATGAACCGGACGTGAGCTACGTTAAAAATGCAGTTGATTCTATTATACCAGTTCTAAAAGAAGGAGATCTTGTTATTATCGAATCAACATGTCCAGTTGGAACAACAGAGATGGTTGCAGATGTAATTGAACAAAAAAGGCTTGATATAACAGTTCAGGGTAGTAATAAAGGAAACGAAAAGAGTAGGATTTATGTAGCTTATTGTCCTGAACGCGTACTTCCGGGACATATATTACAGGAACTAAAGATGAATGATCGAGTAGTTGGAGGTATGAATGAAGATTCTACTAGGAAAGCAAAAGATTTCTATAAAGGATTTGTAAAAGGAAATCTATTAGAAACAAATGCAAGAACAGCTGAGATGGTTAAATTGACAGAGAACTCTTTTAGGGATGTAAATATTGCATTTGCAAATGAACTGTCAATTATTTGTGATCAATTACAAATTGATGTTTGGGAATTAATTTCCCTAGCAAATCACCATCCAAGGGTCAATATTTTACAACCAGGGCCAGGGGTAGGAGGGCATTGTATTGCAGTAGATCCTTGGTTTATAGTCAATTCTGCACCAGAACAATCGAAACTGATTTATACGGCACGTATTGTGAATGATAATAAAATGTATCATGTGGTGCAAAAAATAAGAGAGCAAGCAGTAAAATTTAGTACGCCAACAATTGCTTGTTTTGGATTGTCATTTAAAGCAAATATAGATGATTTACGAGAAAGTCCAGCCATGAAAATTGTTGAACAATTAATAGAGTTTGAGGATAAAGAAGAATTATTGGTTGTTGAGCCGTATATATCAACACTACCATCTAACCTTCAAACAGGAGGAATTCGTTTAACGTCAATTGATGAAGCACTTGAAAAAGCAGAAATTATTGTGTTTTTAGTTGATCATGACAAGTTTAAATCTATTAATCAAAAGTTATTGATAAACAAGACAGTGATAGATACGAGAGGAATGATTAAATATAGTGCAAGAAAACAGCATCTTACACAAATGGAATACAATTCCTAAAAAGAAGTTTTTTCAAAAATCGTTTAGGAAATCTATAACGATGTGTAAAGATATGATTCGCAGAAGGTGGATATCTCGTTATCCTATTACAGCTTCTTATATCGATTTTTCTATGTTTCAGTCAGATTGGTGTTTTTTCTTTACGGAGGATGAGAAAGAGCAGTTTATGATGCAGTTAAGTAACGTACAATTACAAGAAATCCAAAAGGATGCTGACAGAATATGTAAACGTTTTTTTCGAATATTGGGTTCAGGAATATGCGATGTAGGAGAGAAACTTCCTTGGCATATTGATTTTAAAGTGGGATACGAATGGAAATCACAGTATTACAAAAAGATAAAGAAAATTGATTTATATAATGATGCTGATGTGAAAATACCGTGGGAACTTTCGCGTTGCTATCATTTTTTTACGCTGGGAAAAGCATATTGGATTACACAAAATCACCAATATGTAGAAGAATTTATAAATCAAGTTGAAGATTGGATCGAAAGTAATCCAGTAGAAATGTCGGTAAATTGGACTTGTTCAATGGAGGTTGCAATTCGAGCAATAAATTGGATGAGTGCATATATGTTCTTTGAAAAATCTCCGCTTATAACAAAAGAATTTAAAAAAGGTTTCTTTCAATCTCTTTATTTACATGGAGTATTTATTTATAAAAACCTTGAAAATAAAGGAGAGTATCGGGCAAATCATTATTTGACAAATATAGTAGGGCTCATTTGGTTAGGAATTTTTTTTCGAGGTTTAAAAATAACAAAATCTAGTTCTTACCAACCGAATGTATGGTTAGCTTTTTCACTCAAAGAATTAGAAAAAGAATGGGAGAACCAAGTGAATGTTGATGGGACAAATTTTGAATCTTCTACCGCCTATCATCGCTTAGTAACCGAAATGTTATTGTTAACAACAATCTTGTGTGAAAAAAATGGAATAGAACTATCAATGAAATATAGTATTGTATTAGAGAAGATGTGTGAATTTATAAAGGATATAACGAAAAAAAATGGGTTATCACCGATTATAGGGGATGCAGATGATGGACGATTACTCATTTTATCTCAATATGGAAATGAAGATAAACGAGATTTTCGCCATGTTTTAGCAATTGCAGGTGAGTTTTTTAATCGGGATGATTTTCGGGCTTATGCAACTAGCCATGAAGAAAATGCTTTGTGGATATGTGGTTCTTTTAAAGCTATAGAAAGAAAAAATGAATATACCTCTAAAGCATATCCCGATGGTGGGTATTACTTGTTGAAAAATAAGGAAATTTATTGTGTTGTTCGTTGTGGAGAACTTTCTGTTCGTGGAAGAGGTGTTCATAGCCACAACGATATGTTGAGTATTGAATTAAACGTGTCAGGAGAAGATTTTTTTATAGATTCAGGAACATACGTATATACTGCAGACTATAAAATGAGAAATTTGTTTAGAAGTACAAATATGCATAATACGATTCAGGTGAATGAAGAGGAGCAAAATGATATACATGAAACCTTGTTATTTTCATTACCAGAACAGACTTTTGCAAAATGCTCTTTGTTTACAAAACAGCATTTTATAGGAACACATAGAGGATTTAGTGATCTTATACATGAGCGAGATATAAAGCTACAAGAGAATAAAATATGGATAAAAGATTCTTTTTTTGATAAACAAACAACGAGTGGGAAAATTTGTGAATATACATCAAACTTTGTTTTAGATGATGATGTAACAATTGACATAATGAAAACGGGGTGTAGATTAAACAAAAAAGGTCTACAACTTTATGTGGAAGTTTTGCATGGAGAGTTGTTTGTAGAAGATTGTATGATTAGTAAGAGTTATGGTACAAAAGTTAAAAGTAAAAAATTAGTGATAAAGGGAAAAAATCAAAATACATCATGTAACATAGGGGTGCTAAAAAAAAGGAGCAGCGATAAGAATGAAGAGGTTCGTTTCTAATACATTGCGACATATGTATTATAAAATACCTGATTATATAAGATGCGGGAAATTATACCGAGATATGTATATGTTTTTGGAAGAATCACAGTGGTGGGATAAGAAAAAGCAAGAAGAGCACCAAATGCTAAAGCTTCAAGAATTGTTACAATATGCCTATGAAATGGTTCCGTACTACAAGCGGATTTTTAATGAACGAGATCTTGCTCCTAAAGATATTCAATGTATGAATGATTTGAAATTAATCCCTTACTTAACCAAAGAAATTATTCGAGAACATTTAGAAGAATTTATTTCTATTCAGTATAAAAAGAAAAAGATTCAATATGTAACAACAGGTGGATCAACGGGTGTACCGTTTGGTTTTTATCGACATGATAGAACAGAATTGACAAAAGAATGGGCGTTTGTTACCCACATTTGGGGAAGGGCTGATTATAACATACGTAAGGAAAATCGACGAGTGATTCTGATGGGACAAAGTGTTACAGCAGGAACAAAATGGTTTGAATATCGGAAACGTCAGTTGTTTTTATCTTCTTCACAATTGAATGCTCAAAATATAGAGGCATATTTCAAAAAGATTGAATCATTTCAGCCAGATTTCATTCAAGGATACACATCTTCTCTTTTTCTTTTAGCTCGGTATATGATAGAACATGGATTACAACTTCCTTCCTTCCATTTAAAAGCAATTTTATGTGTATCAGAAAATATTTTACCGGAACAAAGAGCCATCATTGAAGCTGCTTTTAATAAGAAAATACTATCATTTTATGGTCATACTGAGCATGCTGTAATCGCTGGAGAATGTGAGAATAGTACAATGTACCATTTTGAAAGCCAGTATGGAATTGTAGAGTTTGCAAATGGTAATCAATTAGTGAATCAAGAAGACGAAGTTGGAGAAATAATTGCAACTGGTTTTCATAATCCTGTTATGCCTTTTATTCGTTACCGAACAAAAGATTTAGCAGTATGTACAAATAAAGCATGTTCATGCGGAAGGAACCATGTACTAGCAAAAAGAATTTTAGGAAGGGAGCAAGAAGTTGTTATAACCAAGACGGGAAATAAAGTAATTTTGACAGGAGCTTATAAAGTGATCTTTTCATTGCAGGAACAAATTGAATTGGCTCAATTTTATCAAGATCGACCAGGTGTTGTTATATTGAAAATTGTGAAGAAAAATACGTATAGAATCGAGAGTGAGCATTTAATCTTAAGGGAGTTATATAAAAAATTTGGAGATAGCGTGGATATTCATATTGTATATGTGGATGATATTGAAAGAACACAGAGAGGAAAGCAATTGTTTCATATTCAAAAGTTAAAAGTGTAGGAAAGGAGAATGTATGCGTATTGTTATGGTTGCACCATACCCACCCCCAGTTGGTGGAGTATCTGTTCATGTAAAGAGAATGAAGCAATATTTGGAAGTAAATGGATATACGTGTGCGGTTTATAATGAAGCAAAACGGGATGATATTGCGGAGCAAGTGTATAAGATAGAACGATATATTAAATTTGTTTGGCAAATTCCGTTTTTAAAAGGGGATATTTTACATTTTCATTCACCGGATATACGAGTAAGAATGTTGTTAGGATTTTATAAAATATTTAGAAAAAAAATTATTTTAACAGTTCATGGAGAAAGTTTATACTTTCAACTGAAAAACGCAGGGAGAATAAAAAGATTTTTTTTAATCAATAGTTTACGTCGTATAGATAAGGTTATTTGTGTAAATGAAAGGAATACACAAGAGTTGTTGACATTAGGGTTTCAAAAACAAAATGTAATGACACTTCCTGCTTACGTACATCCGATTGAAACACAATATGATGAGAGAGGGATTTCTAATGAAGCATGGGATTTTATCAATAAAAGTTCCTTTTTAATTTGTGCAAATGGATGTGTACGTACTTCGAATGAAAAAGATATATATGGTTTTGATTTATTAATCCACCTCTTGAAACGAATTCATTCAAACGATATACAAGCAAGTCTCTTTATAGCTGTTTTAGATGTGGGTGGACAAAATGATAGTGAGAAAGCATATTATGAGAGTTTGAAAGATCAAGTCAGTGCATACCATTTGAATGACTATGTATATTTTTATGAGGTGAAAGACACCGAGTTTTATCCTGTTCTCAAAAATAGTCATCTATTTATTCGTCCTACATTAATGGATGGTTTTGGAGTATCAATTGCGGAAGCTATTTATTTTGGTGTTCCAGCAATTGCAAGTGATGTTTGCAAAAGACCTGAAGGAACCATTGTGTTTCCCTCTCAAAATATGAATGCTTTAGAAGCTAAAACACTAGATGTTATACAACATTATTCTACTTATAAAGAAAAACTATCGCAATATAAATCACTAGACTATGCAGAAAGGTTATGTGATGTATATAAGCAAATTGTTTCTTTAGAGGAGTAACAATATGAAACAAGTGAACGGCGTAATTGTGAAAATGAGATTAGATATATATATGCTTTGGAAGAAAATCATTGAAGTAGGTTTTTTTCATTTGTTATCTGCTAATGTGTTTATTCAGTTAGCAGGTTTTAGTGGACAGATTTTTTTAACAAGATGGTTAACTGTTGAAGAAATTGGAAGAATCAAAGTTCTACAGTCATTTACAGCAATATTTGTATTGTTAGCTACCGTGGGAATGAATACGGCAATTTTACAGAAATGTGCAGAACAACAAGGGGAAGAACGGAAGAGATGGTACTTTTTAGTAGGAATAAAGATTAGTTTATGTAGTGCTCTTTTCCTCACAAGTATTGTATTTATTTTAGCGGATGTGCAACTTATTTCAAAGGATCGTTTAATTAATGAAGCGATGAAAATGTATTGTTTATTAATCCCTTCTATGGTTA
This region includes:
- a CDS encoding Wzz/FepE/Etk N-terminal domain-containing protein; the encoded protein is MEQKINLSFLAAILKRNVLQITATTLFFLSISLAYVFFITKPVYESSTQLIVNPSAQPNANVVYNEIQANLQLINTYTLVLKSSAILDIVRTNLQLNESTSTLQEKITIVNEKNTQIMSITVQDVNPKIAKSIASEVANVFLQHSQDKMNVKNIEILSEAKEPEFPVKPNKKNYVLASIIFGIVVGMGLAIVRNIYNDKIWFDEDVKNILQVPMITVIEEKNIDLSNTNRVQNLYSRNSTKMKKLEGDNHL
- a CDS encoding 5'-3' exonuclease, translated to MKKVLLVDGMALLFRAFYATSVYGQFMKRQDGTPTNGIHGYMKHLLTATQAIEPTHIVTCWDMGSTTFRTESFSNYKANRAAPPEELIPQFDLVQEMTAHLSIPVIGMKGYEADDCIGTLAKVYKSEAEVYILTGDTDLLQLVDTNVTVMLLRKGIGNYEYYTPEKIMEEKGVEPWQIVHAKAFMGDTSDNYPGVKGIGEKTAYKIIQEHGTVAAVLENITSLTKAQRTKIESDLENLNISLQLAQIHCEVPVSCLLEEGLHTIDEVKMRFVCQQMNWGRPEVFLKML
- a CDS encoding alginate lyase family protein, with amino-acid sequence MQLSNVQLQEIQKDADRICKRFFRILGSGICDVGEKLPWHIDFKVGYEWKSQYYKKIKKIDLYNDADVKIPWELSRCYHFFTLGKAYWITQNHQYVEEFINQVEDWIESNPVEMSVNWTCSMEVAIRAINWMSAYMFFEKSPLITKEFKKGFFQSLYLHGVFIYKNLENKGEYRANHYLTNIVGLIWLGIFFRGLKITKSSSYQPNVWLAFSLKELEKEWENQVNVDGTNFESSTAYHRLVTEMLLLTTILCEKNGIELSMKYSIVLEKMCEFIKDITKKNGLSPIIGDADDGRLLILSQYGNEDKRDFRHVLAIAGEFFNRDDFRAYATSHEENALWICGSFKAIERKNEYTSKAYPDGGYYLLKNKEIYCVVRCGELSVRGRGVHSHNDMLSIELNVSGEDFFIDSGTYVYTADYKMRNLFRSTNMHNTIQVNEEEQNDIHETLLFSLPEQTFAKCSLFTKQHFIGTHRGFSDLIHERDIKLQENKIWIKDSFFDKQTTSGKICEYTSNFVLDDDVTIDIMKTGCRLNKKGLQLYVEVLHGELFVEDCMISKSYGTKVKSKKLVIKGKNQNTSCNIGVLKKRSSDKNEEVRF
- a CDS encoding glycosyltransferase family 4 protein translates to MRIVMVAPYPPPVGGVSVHVKRMKQYLEVNGYTCAVYNEAKRDDIAEQVYKIERYIKFVWQIPFLKGDILHFHSPDIRVRMLLGFYKIFRKKIILTVHGESLYFQLKNAGRIKRFFLINSLRRIDKVICVNERNTQELLTLGFQKQNVMTLPAYVHPIETQYDERGISNEAWDFINKSSFLICANGCVRTSNEKDIYGFDLLIHLLKRIHSNDIQASLFIAVLDVGGQNDSEKAYYESLKDQVSAYHLNDYVYFYEVKDTEFYPVLKNSHLFIRPTLMDGFGVSIAEAIYFGVPAIASDVCKRPEGTIVFPSQNMNALEAKTLDVIQHYSTYKEKLSQYKSLDYAERLCDVYKQIVSLEE
- the wecC gene encoding UDP-N-acetyl-D-mannosamine dehydrogenase; the protein is MNEMKTCVVGLGYIGLPIASLLASQGYQVHGVDIDEEVVRTIRNGDTHIIERDLDCIVKEAVQNGTLTVSTKPIQADVFIISVPTPITKYYEPDVSYVKNAVDSIIPVLKEGDLVIIESTCPVGTTEMVADVIEQKRLDITVQGSNKGNEKSRIYVAYCPERVLPGHILQELKMNDRVVGGMNEDSTRKAKDFYKGFVKGNLLETNARTAEMVKLTENSFRDVNIAFANELSIICDQLQIDVWELISLANHHPRVNILQPGPGVGGHCIAVDPWFIVNSAPEQSKLIYTARIVNDNKMYHVVQKIREQAVKFSTPTIACFGLSFKANIDDLRESPAMKIVEQLIEFEDKEELLVVEPYISTLPSNLQTGGIRLTSIDEALEKAEIIVFLVDHDKFKSINQKLLINKTVIDTRGMIKYSARKQHLTQMEYNS
- a CDS encoding AAA family ATPase — protein: MYKLFRERNKDRRVEEGVTSYRKAKLKLEILNIKKGMKTFVITAPEKENGVYTFTCMIAKIFAEEGKKVLVIDTDYEGANIHHHLQLEKRPSDDSMLDNRISPLIYKSHLKNLYVVPAKVFNSEYSEKENYIDSLKLLFENSHKGFDIVLINAMRFNENATTQLLSSLCDGVIFMIQKEYTRKSKLYETRSIAEELSVRVIGFAMNNTR
- a CDS encoding sugar transferase; its protein translation is MKKMLYMQPRKRYVIGKRCMDIIGALFGLILLAPLLVLVSIFIKLSDRKSSVIFKQERVGKEECVFYIYKFRTMVYDAEEQLQALLPHNEVSGAMFKIKNDPRVTKFGRILRKTSIDELPQLWNVLKGEMSLVGPRPPLVREVKEYTEYEKQRLLVIPGCTGIWQINGRNQLSFQEMVELDLMYIQNRTIMYDIKIIIKTIRYLFKNNGAY